One Gelria sp. Kuro-4 DNA segment encodes these proteins:
- a CDS encoding HEPN domain-containing protein, with product MEKALKALVVERTGDTPPKTHNLLALAKLAQPALTPEHVEFLAVLNMAGVGTRYPDLLDEAIKRYPKELARDYLVKAREVIQCLKDQTSSLR from the coding sequence GTGGAAAAGGCGCTTAAGGCTCTTGTCGTAGAACGTACAGGTGACACGCCACCGAAAACGCATAACCTTCTTGCGCTGGCTAAACTCGCGCAGCCAGCGCTAACCCCGGAACATGTGGAGTTCCTTGCCGTCCTAAACATGGCCGGAGTTGGTACCCGCTACCCTGATCTTCTTGACGAAGCAATTAAACGCTACCCTAAAGAGTTGGCTCGGGATTACCTAGTCAAGGCAAGGGAAGTGATACAATGCCTCAAGGACCAAACATCGTCACTCCGATAG
- the thiE gene encoding thiamine phosphate synthase produces the protein MQVNYELYAITDRRLAGGRSSAEVMEKAIRGGVTLVQLREKEAGGREMVAEAQTLLAVTRRYGVPLIVNDRLDVALAVDAEGVHLGQEDIPCRLARQILGPEKIIGVSASSVEEALQAEADGADYLGVGAVFPTGTKADAGEAIGLEPLKAIKAAVKIPVVAIGGINAANAAAVAATGVDGLAVVSAVVAAPDPQDAARRLVAAFRARPGKC, from the coding sequence ATGCAGGTTAACTATGAACTCTATGCCATTACCGACCGGCGCCTGGCGGGCGGGCGCAGCTCGGCGGAGGTGATGGAAAAAGCCATCCGCGGCGGCGTCACTCTGGTACAGCTCCGGGAAAAAGAGGCCGGCGGGCGGGAGATGGTGGCGGAGGCACAGACGCTCCTTGCCGTGACGCGCCGCTACGGCGTCCCGCTCATCGTCAACGACCGGCTGGATGTGGCGCTGGCCGTGGACGCCGAGGGCGTACACCTGGGCCAGGAGGACATTCCCTGCCGCCTGGCGCGGCAGATACTGGGGCCGGAAAAGATCATCGGCGTCTCCGCCTCCAGCGTGGAGGAAGCGCTGCAGGCCGAAGCGGACGGGGCCGATTACCTGGGCGTGGGCGCTGTGTTTCCCACCGGGACCAAGGCCGATGCCGGGGAAGCCATCGGGCTCGAGCCGCTCAAGGCCATCAAGGCGGCGGTGAAGATCCCTGTGGTGGCCATCGGCGGGATCAACGCGGCCAATGCCGCGGCGGTGGCCGCCACCGGCGTTGACGGCCTGGCGGTGGTTTCCGCCGTCGTCGCCGCGCCGGACCCGCAGGACGCAGCCCGCAGGCTCGTCGCCGCTTTCCGAGCCCGGCCGGGGAAGTGCTGA
- a CDS encoding flavin reductase family protein, with translation MKKQLTPQTLLYPVPVVLVSCGGLAGPKNIVTLAWAGVVNSTPPMVGIGVRPSRYSHELISQTGEFVVNIPRADQLKAVEVCGSTSGRTSDKFAATGLTAVPAQKVKAPLIAECPVNLECRVQQVVKLPSHDLFLAEIVAVHADETVLDARGRIDPAKARPLAYCNGQYWQCAPLK, from the coding sequence ATGAAGAAGCAGCTCACTCCTCAGACTCTGCTCTATCCCGTACCCGTGGTCTTGGTCTCGTGCGGCGGGCTCGCGGGTCCCAAAAACATCGTCACCCTGGCCTGGGCCGGGGTGGTAAACTCAACGCCGCCCATGGTGGGAATCGGCGTAAGGCCGTCGCGCTACTCGCACGAGCTCATCAGCCAAACCGGTGAGTTTGTTGTCAACATTCCTCGGGCCGACCAGCTGAAGGCGGTGGAGGTGTGCGGGAGCACCTCAGGGCGCACCAGCGACAAGTTCGCCGCCACCGGTCTCACCGCCGTGCCGGCGCAAAAGGTCAAGGCGCCGCTTATCGCCGAGTGCCCGGTGAATCTGGAGTGCCGCGTGCAGCAGGTGGTGAAACTCCCAAGCCACGACCTCTTTCTCGCGGAAATTGTGGCCGTGCACGCCGATGAGACCGTCCTCGACGCCCGCGGCCGCATCGACCCGGCCAAGGCGCGGCCGCTGGCCTACTGCAACGGCCAGTACTGGCAGTGTGCTCCGTTGAAGTAG
- a CDS encoding nucleotidyltransferase domain-containing protein, with amino-acid sequence MPQGPNIVTPIVQAFLSALAAQGIQVERAMLFGSWARGEAKEGSDIDLLVVSPDFSGMPAWRRWEVLGKAAAQVMEPVEALAYSPEELDLCLEREGNFVRHVLTREQTIDYVGKSSEEEARAD; translated from the coding sequence ATGCCTCAAGGACCAAACATCGTCACTCCGATAGTACAAGCCTTCTTGTCCGCGCTGGCTGCGCAAGGCATCCAAGTGGAGCGGGCTATGCTTTTCGGTTCCTGGGCCCGCGGTGAAGCCAAAGAAGGGAGCGATATCGACCTGTTGGTGGTTTCCCCGGATTTTTCCGGCATGCCTGCTTGGCGTCGCTGGGAAGTACTAGGAAAGGCAGCAGCCCAGGTGATGGAACCGGTGGAAGCCTTGGCTTACTCACCGGAGGAACTCGATCTCTGCCTCGAGCGCGAAGGAAATTTTGTGCGCCATGTGCTCACGCGTGAGCAAACTATCGATTACGTCGGCAAATCCTCAGAAGAGGAAGCGAGAGCCGACTGA